Proteins encoded within one genomic window of Glaciimonas sp. PCH181:
- a CDS encoding glutamate synthase subunit beta: MGKVTGFMEFDRMPETYEAPLARKKHYKEFILQLADKDAKIQGARCMDCGIPFCNNGCPVNNIIPDWNDLVYRGAYQEALDTLHSTNNFPEFTGRICPAPCESACTLGINDDPVGIKSIEHFIIDKGWENGWVVPQPALIKTGKKVAVVGSGPAGLAAAQQLARIGHDVTVFEKSDRVGGLLRYGIPDFKMEKNHIDRRVEQMEAEGVTFRTGVLVGKDFPANVNNWSKKTVSPEELKAEFDAVVIAGGAEQPRDLPVPGRELKGVHFAMDFLPQQNKINAGDKVKDQILAGSKNVIVIGGGDTGSDCVGTSNRQGAISVSQFELMPEPPEQENKPLVWPYWPIKLRTSSSHEEGCERDWAVATKRLEGKNGRVEKLIAARVEWKDGKMQEVPNSEFEMKADLVFLAMGFVSPVAQVLEAFGVDKDARGNAKATTDGDGCYKTSVDKVFAAGDMRRGQSLVVWAIREGRQCARAVDEFLMGASVLPR; the protein is encoded by the coding sequence ATGGGTAAAGTAACCGGTTTTATGGAATTTGATCGCATGCCAGAGACGTATGAAGCGCCGCTGGCACGCAAGAAGCACTACAAAGAATTCATCCTGCAATTGGCCGATAAAGACGCCAAAATTCAGGGTGCACGTTGCATGGATTGCGGAATTCCTTTTTGTAATAACGGATGCCCGGTCAATAATATTATTCCGGACTGGAATGATTTGGTCTATCGCGGTGCGTATCAGGAAGCGCTGGATACCTTGCATTCGACGAATAACTTCCCTGAGTTTACCGGACGTATTTGCCCTGCACCGTGCGAAAGCGCTTGTACGCTGGGGATTAATGACGATCCGGTCGGGATCAAATCGATTGAGCATTTCATCATCGACAAAGGTTGGGAAAATGGTTGGGTTGTGCCGCAACCGGCATTGATCAAGACGGGTAAAAAAGTGGCGGTAGTCGGTTCCGGTCCTGCCGGATTGGCCGCAGCGCAACAATTGGCGCGGATTGGCCACGATGTCACCGTGTTTGAGAAAAGCGATCGTGTCGGCGGTTTGCTGCGCTACGGTATCCCTGATTTCAAAATGGAAAAAAATCACATCGACCGTCGTGTAGAGCAAATGGAAGCGGAAGGCGTGACTTTCCGCACCGGCGTACTGGTCGGCAAAGATTTCCCTGCGAATGTCAATAATTGGTCTAAGAAGACCGTTTCGCCCGAAGAGTTGAAGGCGGAGTTTGATGCCGTCGTGATCGCTGGCGGCGCAGAACAACCGCGTGATTTGCCAGTGCCAGGCCGGGAATTGAAGGGCGTGCATTTCGCCATGGATTTCCTGCCACAACAAAACAAGATCAATGCTGGCGACAAGGTCAAAGATCAAATTCTGGCGGGTAGCAAAAACGTGATTGTCATCGGCGGTGGCGATACTGGTTCGGATTGCGTTGGTACGTCTAATCGTCAGGGCGCTATTTCGGTATCGCAGTTTGAGTTGATGCCAGAGCCGCCAGAGCAAGAAAACAAGCCGCTGGTCTGGCCGTATTGGCCAATCAAATTGCGCACCTCTTCTTCGCATGAAGAAGGCTGTGAGCGCGATTGGGCCGTGGCGACCAAGCGCCTGGAAGGCAAAAATGGCAGAGTCGAGAAACTGATCGCAGCGCGGGTCGAGTGGAAAGACGGCAAAATGCAGGAAGTGCCGAATTCCGAGTTCGAAATGAAAGCGGATCTGGTGTTTTTAGCAATGGGCTTTGTATCGCCTGTTGCGCAAGTGTTGGAAGCGTTTGGCGTGGATAAGGATGCTCGCGGCAATGCTAAAGCGACTACCGATGGCGATGGCTGTTATAAAACCTCGGTCGATAAAGTGTTCGCTGCCGGTGACATGCGTCGCGGACAATCGTTGGTGGTGTGGGCGATCCGTGAAGGTCGTCAGTGCGCCCGCGCAGTCGATGAGTTTTTGATGGGTGCTTCGGTATTGCCGCGTTAA